Genomic DNA from Fusarium keratoplasticum isolate Fu6.1 chromosome 2, whole genome shotgun sequence:
TCCCGTCGCGAAACGTCTCTCCGTTCGCCCAGATGAGAGAAGAATACGGTGCGTCGATGGTCGATCGAGGAAAGAGGAAAGACAGTCTATGCTCTTGACAGCTGAAGCCGCGTATAATGGGAGTTGGTACCGGCTCTCTGTATGGACCAGTCGCCGGCGCGGCTCCGCGACAAGAGGGTCCCATCGGTCCGGAGTCGGCCCCACGATTCATTCAGACAAACAGACAGACGAGGTAGGCGCGATTGGAATCTGCCCTGAACTTGGAGCTCAAAAATCAGGTGAACCTTGGTGGCTCGTTCTCGGTTGGAGTTGAAAGGTGCCTGAATCACTGCTACTGCTAGTACCTAAGCAAGCTGCATCTCAGCGTGATTTAGTGCTCTGCCAAGTCATGTAGGCAGGGAAGGCAGGAGCCCGGCGCGCGGGTGCTATCTTAGTTGGAGGAAGGGGCCGTTCCCAGATTGGTGTGAAggcatccccatccccatcagAGCTCCCATCAGTTCCTTCCCAGGACAGAAACAGCGACCAACTACTGACTGCCCTGACTAATTGTCAAATAACACTTCTACCGAGTTTACTTAGTTCGTTCAACTCTGACTTTGCCTTGTTTTTCATTCTTGCCAAACCCATACTGCTCGTCAACATGGAGTTCACAACAGCCAAGGCTCTTATTGAGCTAGCCATCGTCCTTGCGGTTATGTGGTTCGCTCTGGTTCACCGGCGTACTCAATCCACACTGCCACTACCTCCTGGCCCCCCGGCCGAGTTCCTTCTAGGCCATACTCGTCTGATACCAAAGGAGAACACTGCGGCAACATATGCCAGGTGGGCGAGAGAATACGGTGAGTAACAACCCGGTTGTTATCTAAGAGGATGGCGGTTCGGGAACCCCTGGCTCTAATATGGACAAGACTCGGATATCATCCATGTCAAGTCTCTCGGCCGTTCCATCGTTGTCCTCAACAGCGTGGAAGCAGCCAGGGATGTCCTTGAAAAGAAAGGCGCCAACTTCTGCGACCGACCCAGGTTCACCTTACTTGAGGTGTAAGTCAAATCGAAATCCTCCGTCGCATGAGTGACAGGACCTGTACCTCGGACGCTCACACAAAGGTCTCGCTTAGCATGGGCTGGGGCAAAACCTTGACCTTTCTCCCGTACGGACGACGATGGCAGATGCATAGAAGACTACTTCAGACTTCATTCAGCAACACAAACGTTCGTCAATGGCACAAGCTGCAAATAACCGAGGCTCGGCGGACGGTTCGCAACATGATGGGCAAGCCCAGTTCATGGGAGACTTCGCTCCGTCGACTCGCTGTGGCTATTGTGCTCCAGGTAAGCTATGGTACTGAGGTACCCAAGGATGATGACCCGTACATCCAGATTGCCAACGACGCAATGTACGCCACTGGCAACGGCGGAGCTCCGGCCAACAGCATCGTTGATTTAGTACCCCTGGGTAAGGCGAGAAAGAACCCACATGGTCCTCTTTACGTGGTTAGAGTTACTCATGCGCTATCCACAGCTCGCCATTTGCCGGACTGGATCGTTCGTGACTGGTCACTTCGGTTTGCACGACAGTGGCGTTGGGCTATCCAGGAACTCCACGACGTCCCATTCGCGGCAGCGCAGTCTGAGCATGTAAGTCAACTGACTGACTAGCTGTGCATATCTTGGACAACCTCTGAAAGTTGTAAGCGAGGAACTGACTCTCGATAAGGATGACCGCGGCGACAACAAATCTTTGGCACACGAGCTTTTACGCCAGTATAGACGCAACGAGGAAAACggtcaagaacaagagtGGTCGCTCGACGATATCAAGGGCGCCGCTGGTGCAGTCTTTATTGCGGGCGCAGACACGGTGGGTTCAACCTTGAGAATGACGATTGATTTTGATTACTGAGCGGCAAACTTTCAGACTTGGGCAACATGTGTAATTTTTATCCTCAACATGGTTCTACATCCCGAAATACAAGAGAAAGCCCGAAGCCAACTCGATTCGGTCATCGGACCCGATAGGTTGCCCAACTTTTCAGACCGGGCTTCCTTGCCATACATTGAGCACATTGTGCAGGAGATCTATCGGTACGGCCCCAGTTCGCTTGGATAAATTTCTATCAGTCTGACAGAAACCCGCTCTTCACAGATGGTCACCCTTGGCCCCTCTAGGTAAGTAAGGCTGGGGGCTGGAAGGGGGACCCAGTACCCTGTAACGGTACCTTAGCCTGGACTGACGCTGGTGACATCACCAGGGATCCCGCACAAGTCGCTCCAGGATGACGTCTATCAGGGCATGTTCATTCCCAGAGGTATGGAGCATTCGCAATGAGAGCTTAAGCAACTCGGCTGACCTTGTCTGCAGGGTAGGAGTCCCGGCACTGCATTGTTACGGGGGACGTGGGAGAGTCTGATAAGCTCCAGGGCCGTGGTCTACGCCAACGCCCATGCCATGGCGCACGACGAGCGGATCTACCGAGCGCCCCACGACTTCAACCCCGATAGATACGAGCCTCTGGTCAACGGCGGCGCGGGCGAGCCATTCCCGGTTGGGAACTTTGGCTTTGGGCGACGGTACGTTGATGCCACGTTGGATGTTCTAGTCGCGGTTCTGGATTCTCACAAGACCCTTCTCGGGGGACAGAGTTTGCGTCGGCCGATTCCTGGCCGACAACAGCGTCTGGATCATGGTGGCGACCATGCTAGCAACGCTCGAATTCCGCAAGAAGATGGGCCCAGACGGGAGTCCCATTGAGCCTCGAGTCCAATTTACCAATGGCGGAACCTGGTCTGTCAACTCCCCCCACCCTCCCCACAAACCccttcttttatttttttttgGTTCGTTCCTGGATGCTgtgttgacgacgacaactcTGTATccactcactcactcactctcttctgcttctccctcCCTGCCCCTCATGCGTGCCGAGCAAGTTGCTGACAATGTCTGTTTCTCGTGTAAGCCACCCTGAGCACTTTGAGTGTGACATCAGGCCCAGAAGTCACAAAGCAGAAGTGCTCATCGGAGCCAACCACGACTAGTTTTCCACTGTATCCCTACCAATCGCCGGCAACGGCAGCGAGCGAGTGTCCGTCTCACACAAGCAACCAAATCTGGATGCCGGAACCCGCAACATGGGGGACCTGATTGCTGCGCCTTGGTGAGGCGGGCCCCCCAGTCATTTTCTTGCAGATTGAGGAGCTTCAAAGTCATAAATCAAATTTCTTCTTTCGTTGCGACATTTGTCTTGAGCACGTCTGCAGATCTAGTCTGTTGTTATCTGCCCACAAAGTGTTGCCACCATCATGGTGTTCCCTTGACTTGATGCCGGCTACTATGTACTTGCGGTGTTGTACTGTACCTAACTTACCTTCCTGGgctcccctccccctttTCACCCTTCCCCTCGAGACCGTCTCATCTCATTCCGTCGGATGGATCCATCTTGAGATGGGGGTGTGTCGTCTTTTGGCACGAGTTACGGGGACCTGGGAGAAACGAGGCGCGGCTAGTTGCATCACCGCCAATTGCCATGTGGCTACCCCGAGACTGGTCTGGTGTGGAACGTACCCAACACTCGACCCCGGTCACTTTAGCCTGAGCGCGGCGCCGACGGAGCGACAGGCTAGTACCCTGAGGCGGCCCAGTTCTAAGAACTCTCCAATTGGCCTCGAACGGGCGTTTCCGCCGTTGCATCGTGCAGTATGTCGGCAGAGCCTGGCTGGTCATCAGGCGTGTTTTGCCGTCCAGACTATCAGGGGAGTTGCTGTAGCGTAGCATTGGTCGCTCGACTCGTTAGAGCCGGCCTGGAAGCATTCATCCGACCCGGTGGTTCATGTCATGCCTTTGTGTCCGTCCCTCTCCGCCGTTACACGACGCCGAGCCTTTGGATTCACGATTCACGACTCGCGaacaccaccacaaccaACCTTGGCGCCTCTCGATCTTGTTGGCAGATCTGGCGCCGTACTCATCCGAAGAGGCTTAGACACGTATCACAGTATGTGGATCGGCACGAGAAGGATTGCTGCATCCCAGCCAGTACTGTACCGCCACTGCATGGCCAACCATCCAGCTGCCAGGCGAGCCCACCCCATGATCCGTCAGGTATCGGCGCTACTCATGCTATTTCCAATTCCACATGGACATGTAAATGGGTTGCCGGAGGTAAATCGCGCACAGATGCTTGCTGTAGGGAAGATTCGCATGGCAGACACGCATGTTCCAGATCGACAACCAACCGGCCACGAGACCAGCGACAAACAATGGAAAACAAACAGCCAACAGCCGACAGGGGGCGGGAAGCGTGTTTGCTCCTCGAACTTCCTCGTTGGGCCTTGGGAGAAAAGAGGCGCTCGAGGCGCAGAGATCCCGGCTGAAGTACTCCAGGCGAGCTCAGCTTCGTTGGGTGCGTGTTGCCTCACCCAGGCACACTGATCACCCCAATCATGGGCACCACCACACGGCCCCGGCGTCAACCTGGCGGGTCTAGGGCTGGGGCTTGTCATAGCTACTGTTGCTCCCGGGAGGGGTGCGAGAGCTTGGCTCACGGCTCGTCTCGCGTCAGTCTAACTCCTCAGGGGTGTCCTATCGGCCAAGAGGAGATCCCATTTGTGAGACAATATCGTACTCGATCAACAACGGCAGTTCGTCTGTCTCAGCCGGGCAGGGACAGGCTGAGCTGTTTGCGTTTCTCCACTCCATGTTTGCTAGCGGCCCGTGGATAGTGCGAGCAGAGAGAAGGCAGGACGCATGAGCAGATGTAAGAACACgtcggtcttggccttgctcaTCAAACAGGAGGGTCCCTGTGCCCGGTTTGTGAGGGGATGGAATGCCCAGGTGCTTTATCGGTCCGCGTGCCATTGCTCTGCTTTGGTAGACCGACTCCATCTGCAAGATATCCCAAGAACAGCAACgcgggagggagagagaggtCGGTTCGAGAGGATCTGCGCCAGTGTTTGACGTCCTGACCAAGTTCCATTCAGAGGCCCACACAGCCTGCGTCGACGGGGGCCTGGGATGCAGCGGCCCTGCGAGTTGAGCCAAAGTCGAGCGAGTCGTGACGATCATGAAGAGATGTCGGCCTGTTCGTTAACTCCGAACCGCATGCAGGGAGAAGGATAGCCTGGTTGAACTGTCTCAGTTTCGTCCAAAGGCTGAGGGGATGGACTATAGCGAATGTCACCGACTTTCGACAGACTCCAAGATCCTCGAACGCAAGTACCTATGACCCAGTGTAATTCAGATGGGAGCCATGTGTCAATGAACCACGGAGGGTCGGGTGGCTGCTAGAGGGCTGACTTCATCTCCAAAATCCCTTAGTCGCCAAGATGCATGCTGAACAAAATTTCTCACCAGCGTGACACATCAGCCAAAGACTGAGTACATGAGACGGCTTCAAATCCGATTGCCGTCTGTGAaaagcagccttggcaaAACAGCATCGACGGACGACTCTTGTTATGCGACAAGGACCTGAGGTTCAAAGCGCAAGTTGGAATCTGCAGTTGACTGATTAGTGAGCCATAGCAGGAACAATAGTGGCCAGGGAAGGGTAGGTGCAAGGTGCTGAGCCTCGAGATGCAAGACGACTTCTCTCTCCGCCCTTGTGCcgtccttgatgttgaaAAGCTGAAAACCATGCCATGCCCCCGATCCATATCTCCAACCTCAGATCTTCACAACACGCCAACGACATCGAACCATCGCTCAAAATCATGAACTCCGAGCCCTCTGCCATCAGCCGGACGGTGCCAGTTGGCGATGACCTGGAGGCCAATCGTACCCCTCATTGGCCAGACCAGACGAAGAATGATGGCAACGACGACGGCCCCAATGTCGAAGTTGCGGCTTCTGTCAAGCGCACGAAAGGCATACCTTCAAGGTGGTACAGGAAAGTGCTTGATGCTGGCGTCGAAGAAAACGGGATCCTGCCGGTGCCACCAGAAGAACGGACCCAGACCCAACACAGCAACCTGTTCACAGTATTCTTCACATGTCTCCTTTGCGTTCTACCGTCCGTTGACCAAGCTGTCCCGACTTGATGATCCCAGGAATTACTGACCAGCGGATAGGTTGCCTACCGGAGCCCTTGGCACGACCGTGTATGGTCTTAAGCTTCGAGACGTTTCTCTgatcatcctcttcttcaacttcgTGACATGTATTCCGCCAGCGATCATGGGAATTGGAGGGTACCAGACTGGTATGCGGCAGATGATCCAGGCTCGATACTCCTTCGGGTAGGGCTCCATCTTGAATCCTTTCCTGGAAGCCAACTGCTGATGTTGGAACCTTGATCGCAGGCTGTATTTTGTTGTCATTCCAATCCTCCTGAGCGCGGGAACGGCGACTGGATTCACACTCATGGGAACCATCGTTAGCGGACAGGCCATTGCAGCCTTAAACGAGAAGGCTGCAATCAGCGTCAATGTGGGAATCGGCATTGTCTGCGCAATCAGCTTCGTGGCAGCGCTACTTGGATATCGAGCCATCCACGCCTGGCAGCGATGGCAGTGGCTTCCAAACTTgattgccattgccatcgcAGCTGGCTGCGGAGGCAAGCAGCTCATGCAACAGGTCGAGCATGAACCAGCAACGGCCAAGGGCGTCATTGGGTATGGAAGCTTGATGGCCGGATACTTCATGACCTTTGGCGGGACTGTGTCCGACTTCACCATTTATCATGATCCCAAAGAGCCTAAGTGAGTGGTCCTAGCTCCAACTTATCATGAGTGTCGACGTGCTGATGAGGTGCTTAGGCGCAAGGTATTCACGTATGTGTACCTGGGGCTGTCGACGCCTGCAACGCCTCTTCTCATACTCGGGGCAGCCATTGGCGGTGCTATCCCTAACAACGAGTCGTGGCAGATGGCGTGGGATGTCTATGGGGTCGGCGGTGTGCTGGCCGAGATGCTTGCGCCGGCTGGCGGATTTGGAAAGTTCGTTCTGGTCGTCCTTGCATTGAGTGTCGTCGGGAACACGCTGAACTCCATGTACTCGGTGGCCTTGTGCTTGCAGATGCTCCTCCCAGTCTTCACCAAGGTACCTCGCTTCTTTTTCATCATTGTCACCATGGCAATCATGATTCCCATGGCAATCTATGCGGCTGCCGAATGGACAACTTCGCTTGAGAATTTCCTCAGCGTCATCGGGTACTGGGCAGGATGCTTCGACGCCGTCATGATCGAGGAGCTTGTGGTTTTCCGGAAGAGAGATTACAGCTCGTACGACCTAGAAATATGGAACAAGGGGCGATATCTTCCCACGGGGTTGGCAGCCATGGGTGCCTCGTTGGTCAGCCTCGGGCTAGTCATACCATCGATGGACACGCCATGGTTCACTGGACCCATAGGAGAACGAATCGGGGATCTAGGTTTCGAGGCGGCGTTCGTCGTCACGGGGCTCGCATACTATCCACTGCGGAGCTTGGAAATCAAGTGGACGGGTCGTGTCTGACACGTGaaggtcgaggttggatcGAGGCATCGGGGGTTCGATGGGCAAATATCTGGTCGCGAGGATGTAGATGTCTAGTGACTTCGAGACTCGATATCGACGATGAGATGATTCTTTCTTGACGAGGCGGATGGCTGGTGGGTCATTTCGAGCTCGGGTTCAGAGGCTACACATGTTAGGAGGATGGGTTAAACACAAGAGAGAAAGGAATAAAAAAGAGCCACAGGTAGCGAAAAGGGAACGTTAGGTCCAAATCAAGCGGCAGGGGCATgagatatttatatagtCCAGTTCTGGGGCACTAGGTATGCAGCTTCCCACATAAAACAACGTCTTCACCAAAGGGATGCCACGACACTTCGGATAACCTTGCAGCTGGGACCGGAACACCTGCAGAGTCCTGGAGCCGATCCGGAGATACGACAACGCCCCCTTGACCGAGCCAGGTGGGCGCAATGGTGACGATGACCGAGTCAATCATGTCGTGGAAGGTCGGGTTGAGTAACGAGTTGATGATCTGGCCACCCCCCTCAACCATGACACTGGTCAAATGCTCGTGGAGCAGTGCATCAAAGACAGCGCGCCAATCAAAACGCATGCGGCTGCCAGGACCTGAAGACGTGGCTGGAACATGAATATATTTGCCGCCATGCTGCTCAAGCAGTGCAACACTCGCGGCAGGCAAGCTCTCGGAACCCACCCCGGTCAGGACAAAGGGCGCTAGGCCGGTGCCGAGACGTgcgacctcgaggaccttATCCGTGGGGTCAGGAACCCAGCGGAGATGGGGGTCGATAATGATGGGACGGGGCTGTCTTGCAGCACCAGCGATGCGGCAGTTCAGGGCAGGCGAGTCGGCTAGGAGGGTGGAGACACCGATGAGGATGGCCGCATGGCGCGAACGGAGATAGTGGGTCATGGCTTTGGAGCCGGGCCCAGAGAGCCGGGTCCGTACACCAGGTGCGAGAGAAAGTGACGAGTCGAGCGAAGTTGCAAAGGTCAGGGTAACGAAGGGTCGCGAGGGGGTTCCTTGGGCGAGAGTCGACGGGGGTAAGCGAGATTTCAGCATGGCCGCTGACGATGCGGGGAAAGTGAGCAGCTCAGACATGGTTGCGCGATTCTGACGTTGTGCGAGAAAACGGTctgtgttgttgaagagaaggagttggagaGAAGTAAGGACAGGAGAAAATACTCCGAAACCTTATGTCAGTGTCATGCGGCTCCTAGCGCCGGGTTATCGACAAGGGATCGCCGTTGCAAGCTGCGAGGCGTTGGACGAGATGCCGGCGGCAACCCGGCTGCACAGGACTGCGTGCCGCGATGCAGGAGAAGGATCCAAGCGGGACTTGGGAATTGGCGAGGGCGGCCAAGGAAGGGAGGCAGGCAGGCTGCAGAAAGGATCGAGCCGGTATGTGATGACGGGAGTTGAGATGGCGGAGCACTCAAGGGTCCTGAAGGATTTCACCCTCGTGCTGTCTGGAAGTTAGAGGGGAAGTTGAAATTGGCTTTCTCACCAGGAAAGATCTTGGGACGAATGCAAGTGGCTGGCGGCGTACCAGGGGCGGGTACGACCCACGGACTGCCTTCCAAATTCTTGGCAAACAGCTTCCTTCCTTCTCGGGCGTTGACGCGTTGGGAAGGTGCCTGTGTGACGCCAGGCACATCCAATAAGCTCGCTCGCCGAAAGCTTTGAATATCCTTCACTGTtgatcaacaccaactctcCTGACAAACCATGCATCCTGTCAACAGTGACGGACGCTCCCAATGCCTTGCAGCAACTATCGAACTCTATTTCCTGGAGGGTCAACACACCCTTCCGCTGATTCGCCGGCCAGGGTCCTCGCCGGcctccctcgtcctcgcttCGGGGATTGGGGCTGTTAGGATTGCGTGCCTGGGCCCAAGCTTCACCTTCCCTCCCGCTCaaccccccccccccccgaAGAGACAGAACCAGGGTTTCTGCGACACAGTCGACTTTGCTTCAGTTGCAGGGCCCAATGGACAATTGGCGGTTGCGCCTCGGAACCAAGTTATTGGATAAAATCAAAGGCGGTGTTGCAATTTCGGCGAGATGTCATCTTGCCGCTAGCCTGGATCGAGACGATCTGCGTCCATTGCGCCCGTCGTATCGGCGACGCGCCATCACCGGACCTCATGCCCGGGTCAGTCATGTTTCATGTCCTCTGTTTGAATGACACTTGGGCATTCGATCTGTCGGCTTCATTCCAGCATGCCAAGCCAGTTTGAACTGAATTTTTCAATTGAATTTGGTCAAATTTTGGTATGCGATTGGGGACTTCTGCTGATGATTTCACCCAGATGCACTGCCAAGCCCCCCAAGCGGCTAACTTGGCATCAAAGACGTCAACCACAGCCTTAGGGATTCCTTTTggttcttgagcttcatTCTCGCTTCGTACGAAACTTGAATAGAGGGCTCTTGGATGCAGAAAGATGATTGCGTTTTTTCCATGTCGCAGGCTTCCGTCAGACTACGCAGTGCAAATTGAAGCTACGAGAAACCCGTATCAGAGCTCAACCAGCAGTTATACTACGCAGATACATTCAGCTCTACTGCCAGTGTCAAGCTCAAATCTCTCACTCTCGATATCGGTCGTAGTGCAACCAATTGCGCCAAATCGCTATCTTAAATCCCCAGACTCCATGAGGGGGCTCGGACGTGGGCCGGCCTTGCCTAAGACGTTGACCAAGAGCCTCAGTGTAATACCAACCGAGGAACGTCTTTACCAGTGCGGGGAATgccggcgttggcgttgcGCAATCTTGAGGCGAGACAGCACACCATCAGCATCATAGACTAGGGTCGAGACCGTCATCCGAGACCTGGGTCTCAGTCTGGATATCGACCAAGTTACATGAAAAGGGGCACCTGCGGTCGCTGTGGGGAAGACAAGACATGGAGAACGAAAAACGGATTTTTAAAGACTGCTCGATTCTCATTGAACATCATGTCGATAATGATGATGGTGCATTGGATGAAGCGCTTGAAGCAGGACAGGCTTCGGAGGCTGAGTGCCCCAGGGCACAACAACCAATGACTTACAGTATTGAGACACCGACCTACCACGCAATGTGCCCTGAGCGAGGAACCAAAGGCTCTGGAAGAGAAATAGGGCACTCGGACCAGGGCAGCTCCGTGCTACTACTGGCTTATCATTGCTGCACTGTCGATGAAATCTTGGGGATCTTTGATGCTGGCCCACCCCCCGACGAGATTCATGGTTTTTCCTGCCAGGAACGCCTTGGACCGACTTTGAATTTCAAAGCGCCTCAAAAGTCACATTCTGGCACTA
This window encodes:
- a CDS encoding 2,5-diamino-6-ribosylamino-4(3H)-pyrimidinone 5'-phosphate reductase, translated to MSELLTFPASSAAMLKSRLPPSTLAQGTPSRPFVTLTFATSLDSSLSLAPGVRTRLSGPGSKAMTHYLRSRHAAILIGVSTLLADSPALNCRIAGAARQPRPIIIDPHLRWVPDPTDKVLEVARLGTGLAPFVLTGVGSESLPAASVALLEQHGGKYIHVPATSSGPGSRMRFDWRAVFDALLHEHLTSVMVEGGGQIINSLLNPTFHDMIDSVIVTIAPTWLGQGGVVVSPDRLQDSAGVPVPAARLSEVSWHPFGEDVVLCGKLHT